The following are encoded together in the Zingiber officinale cultivar Zhangliang chromosome 8A, Zo_v1.1, whole genome shotgun sequence genome:
- the LOC122011317 gene encoding vegetative cell wall protein gp1-like, whose amino-acid sequence MEIMRRGRVILERRALPHSSSTLIGGASSTNPPLRLVRRGSPAARPSLLAPPTRSRTARAPRSTIPASPRAARPPRPATPVRPRAPARPRAPRTARPTPPTPLPSVSPPRAPYIPGQGLGERHTGLGGRTGNVSLASPAFIEASQAARRARATNERVSQNAPTSSRRRARSSSDDSDSDDQPLSQRRRRRAPRPMSDSGPSSIPSSPPNAAASPTSPQATPPSIPSHVADPPTSSNNQAEPPLAHPTTSQHTHDNEVGPSK is encoded by the coding sequence ATGGAGATAATGAGGCGAGGGCGAGTTATCCTGGAGAGAAGAGCACTTCCCCACTCGTCTTCGACCTTAATCGGTGGGGCTTCATCGACCAATCCTCCGCTCAGACTTGTTCGGCGAGGGTCTCCTGCTGCCCGACCTTCTTTACTGGCCCCTCCTACTCGCTCTCGGACTGCTCGTGCCCCTCGATCGACCATTCCCGCTAGCCCCCGGGCTGCTCGTCCACCTCGGCCGGCTACTCCCGTTCGCCCCCGGGCTCCCGCTCGCCCCCGAGCCCCACGTACGGCCCGACCTACTCCCCCAACACCGCTACCCTCGGTTAGTCCTCCTCGAGCCCCTTACATCCCCGGTCAGGGCCTTGGTGAGAGGCATACGGGCCTTGGCGGAAGAACAGGCAACGTCTCTCTTGCCAGTCCTGCTTTCATAGAGGCTTCTCAGGCAGCTCGCAGGGCTCGTGCCACAAATGAACGCGTAAGCCAAAACGCCCCAACTTCCTCTAGACGTAGGGCTCGGTCGTCCTCCGATGATTCTGACTCTGACGATCAGCCGCTATCTCAAAGACGTCGGCGCCGAGCCCCTCGCCCGATGTCCGACTCCGGCCCATCATCtatcccttcttctcctccaaacgcAGCTGCCTCTCCTACATCCCCTCAGGCGACTCCACCCTCAATTCCGAGCCATGTGGCTGATCCCCCTACTTCATCTAATAATCAAGCCGAGCCCCCATTGGCTCATCCTACCACCTCCCAGCACACTCATGACAATGAAGTTGGCCCCTCAAAATGA